Proteins encoded together in one Prunus dulcis chromosome 3, ALMONDv2, whole genome shotgun sequence window:
- the LOC117622467 gene encoding PTI1-like tyrosine-protein kinase At3g15890 — protein sequence MAFGPMFCCGRGFGRKERGKKQPTWRVFSLKELHAATNNFNYDNKLGEGGFGSVYWGQLWDGSQIAVKRLKVWSNKADMEFAVEVEILARVRHKNLLSLRGYCAEGQERLIVYDYMPNLSLLSHLHGQHSAECLLDWNRRMNIAIGSAEGIAYLHHHATPHIIHRDIKASNVLVDSDFQAQVADFGFAKLIPDGATHVTTRVKGTLGYLAPEYAMLGKASESCDVYSFGILLLELASGKKPIEKLNSTMKRTVTDWALPLACERKFDELADPKLNGKYAEDELKRVIFVALLCAHSRPERRPTMLEVVELLKGESKEKLAQLENDELFKTSQAPEYNDGNDGTSAAEDSSDFISEEKDEKQDLK from the exons ATGGCTTTTGGTCCAATGTTTTGTTGTGGAAGGGGGTTTGGTCG AAAAGAACGAGGAAAGAAGCAGCCAACATGGAGGGTCTTTTCCTTGAAGGAACTCCACGCAGCAACAaacaattttaattatgaCAACAAACTTGGAGAGGGAGGGTTTGGAAGTGTTTACTGGGGTCAGCTTTGGGATGGATCACAA ATTGCAGTTAAAAGGTTAAAGGTCTGGAGTAACAAAGCAGATATGGAATTTGCAGTTGAGGTTGAGATATTGGCACGAGTTCGGCACAAGAATCTGCTCAGTTTACGTGGCTATTGTGCAGAAGGGCAAGAGCGTTTAATTGTATATGACTACATGCCAAATTTGAGCTTACTTTCTCATCTTCATGGGCAGCACTCAGCTGAATGCCTTCTTGATTGGAACCGGCGGATGAATATTGCAATTGGATCTGCTGAAGGAATTGC CTATCTTCACCACCATGCAACTCCACATATAATCCATAGAGACATCAAAGCCAGCAATGTGTTAGTGGACTCAGATTTCCAGGCCCAAGTTGCTGATTTTGGTTTTGCAAAGCTAATCCCTGATGGTGCTACACATGTGACCACAAGAGTGAAGGGTACCCTTGGCTACCTTGCACCCGAATATGCTATGTTAGGGAAAGCTTCAGAGAGTTGTGATGTCTACAGCTTTGGCATTCTCCTGCTAGAACTTGCCAGTGGCAAGAAACCCATTGAGAAATTGAATTCAACAATGAAACGCACAGTTACTGATTGGGCACTGCCATTGGCTTGTGAGAGGAAGTTTGATGAATTAGCAGATCCCAAGCTCAATGGAAAGTATGCAGAGGATGAGCTGAAAAGAGTTATCTTTGTGGCTCTGCTATGTGCTCATAGTCGACCTGAGAGAAGACCGACTATGCTGGAGGTGGTCGAGCTATTGAAGGGAGAATCGAAAGAGAAGTTAGCTCAATTGGAGAATGATGAACTATTTAAGACTTCCCAGGCcccagaatataatgatgggAATGATGGGACATCAGCAGCTGAAGATAGCTCAGATTTCATCTCAgaggaaaaagatgaaaaacaGGATTTGAAATAG